A genomic segment from Paramixta manurensis encodes:
- the hslU gene encoding HslU--HslV peptidase ATPase subunit, with translation MSEMTPREIVSELNRFIIGQDGAKRAVSIALRNRWRRMQLDEELRHEVTPKNILMIGPTGVGKTEIARRLAKLANAPFIKVEATKFTEVGYVGKEVDSIIRDLTDAAIKMVRMQAIEKNKYRAEEMAEERILDVLIPPAKNNWGQAEANAEPSAARQSFRKKLREGQLDDKEIEIDLAAAPMGVEIMAPPGMEEMTSQLQSMFQNLGGQKQKPRKLKIKDAMKLLIEEEAAKLVNPEELKQEAIDAVEQHGIVFIDEIDKICKRGESSGPDVSREGVQRDLLPLVEGCTVSTKHGMVKTDHILFIASGAFQVASPSDLIPELQGRLPIRVELQALTVNDFERILTEPSASVTVQYKALMATEGVTIDFTDDGIRRIAEAAWQVNESTENIGARRLHTVLERLMEDISYDASDRHGESILIDAAYVGKHLDELVADEDLSRFIL, from the coding sequence TGCAGTTGGACGAAGAGTTACGTCATGAAGTGACGCCGAAAAATATTCTGATGATCGGCCCAACCGGTGTGGGTAAAACCGAAATTGCTCGTCGTCTGGCGAAGCTGGCTAATGCGCCATTTATCAAAGTGGAAGCGACCAAATTCACCGAAGTCGGCTATGTCGGTAAAGAGGTCGATTCAATTATTCGCGATTTGACCGATGCCGCCATCAAAATGGTACGCATGCAGGCGATTGAGAAAAACAAATATCGTGCCGAAGAGATGGCAGAAGAACGCATTCTGGATGTGCTGATTCCACCTGCGAAAAATAACTGGGGCCAGGCAGAAGCCAACGCGGAGCCCTCCGCGGCGCGCCAGTCATTCCGTAAGAAATTGCGCGAAGGCCAGTTAGACGATAAAGAGATTGAAATCGACCTTGCTGCTGCGCCAATGGGCGTTGAAATTATGGCGCCTCCCGGCATGGAAGAGATGACCAGCCAGCTGCAATCAATGTTTCAAAACCTTGGCGGACAGAAACAAAAGCCGCGCAAGCTGAAAATTAAAGATGCGATGAAACTGCTGATCGAGGAAGAAGCCGCCAAACTGGTTAATCCGGAAGAGCTTAAACAAGAGGCGATCGACGCGGTTGAACAGCACGGCATCGTGTTTATTGATGAGATTGATAAAATCTGTAAACGCGGTGAGTCTTCCGGGCCGGACGTCTCTCGTGAAGGTGTGCAGCGCGATTTACTGCCGCTGGTTGAAGGCTGTACCGTCTCCACCAAACATGGCATGGTTAAAACCGACCATATCCTGTTTATCGCCTCTGGCGCCTTCCAGGTCGCCAGCCCGTCGGATTTAATCCCGGAATTACAGGGGCGTTTACCGATCCGCGTTGAGCTTCAGGCACTGACCGTGAATGACTTTGAACGCATCCTGACCGAGCCGAGCGCGTCGGTTACCGTGCAGTACAAAGCGCTGATGGCAACCGAAGGCGTCACCATTGATTTTACGGATGATGGTATTCGCCGTATTGCCGAAGCCGCGTGGCAGGTTAATGAATCCACGGAGAATATCGGGGCGCGGCGTCTGCATACCGTGCTGGAACGATTAATGGAAGATATCTCCTATGACGCCAGCGATCGCCATGGTGAATCCATTCTCATTGATGCCGCCTACGTTGGTAAGCATCTGGATGAACTGGTGGCGGACGAAGATCTGAGCCGCTTCATTCTGTAA